DNA sequence from the Mesoplodon densirostris isolate SWFSC ID z0004010 mitochondrion, complete genome genome:
ACTATTAACTCTAACCGCCACCTCCCTTACTGCCATTTACAGTACTCGTATCATCTTCTTCACACTACTAGGACAACCTCGATTCCCACCCCTTACCAACATTAATGAAAATAACCCTCTATTAATTAACCCTATTAAACGTCTATTAGTTGGAAGCATTTTCACTGGCTTCATCCTAACCAATAATATTCCCCCGATAACCACTCCTCTAATAACAATACCCCTACATCTAAAAATAACCGCTCTTACAGTAACAACTCTAGGTTTCATCCTCGCATTCGAAATTAACCTTAATACACAATACCTAAAACATACCCATACCTCTAATTTCTCTAAATTCTTAACTCTATTAGGATACTTTCCCACAACCATACACCGCTTACCTCCTTATCTAAACCTATCAATAAGTCAAAAATTATCAACATCCTTATTAGACTTAGCCTGACTAGAAATTATTCTACCAAAAACCGCAAGTTTTATCCAAATAAAAGCCTCTACATTAACCTCAAATCAACAAGGCCTTATTAAACTTTACTTCCTATCTTTTCTCATTACTATTATTCTCAGCCTAATCCTATTTAATTGCCCCGAGTAATCTCTATAATAACCACAACACCAATAAATAAAGACCAACCTGTCACAATCACTAATCAAGTTCCATAACTGTATAAAGCAGCAATACCCATAGCTTCCTCACTAAAAAACCCAGAATCTCCCGTATCATAAATAACCCAATCTCCCAACCCATTAAACTCAAACACAAGCTCCATCTTTTCATTCTCCAGAACATATAACACCACTAAAAATTCTACTACTAACCCTAAAAGAAATGCTCCTAATACAACTTTGTTAGAAACCCAAACTTCAGGATACTGCTCAGTAGCCATAGCAGTTGTATAACCAAATACAACTAACATTCCTCCCAAA
Encoded proteins:
- the ND6 gene encoding NADH dehydrogenase subunit 6, whose protein sequence is MMTYIVFIMSIIFVISFVGVASKPSPIYGGLGLIVGGGVGCGIVLNFGGSFLGLMVFLIYLGGMLVVFGYTTAMATEQYPEVWVSNKVVLGAFLLGLVVEFLVVLYVLENEKMELVFEFNGLGDWVIYDTGDSGFFSEEAMGIAALYSYGTWLVIVTGWSLFIGVVVIMEITRGN